CAATTATCCGTTCCTCAATGCCGCGAGCGAGGAGTTGCTGACCATGATCGGGGATCGCCGCGAAGAGGCCGCCGATCAGGCGCGCGAAGTCGCCAGGCGCAAGGCCCGTGCTGCTGCCTTGGGCGAATAGCAATGGCATCCGCGGGGCTTTATACGCCCGAAATTCTCGCTGCGGCGATGACCTTGACACAATTTCCGTGGAACGATGGTTTGGAGCGAAAAGGCTCTGCCCGCTCGCGCAGTTGTGGCAGCACGATTGAAATGGGGCTGGCATTGGACGTGCAGGGCCGGATCAGCACGATCGGGATCAGGCCGCATGCCTGCGCGGTCGGACAGGCGGCCGCATCGCTTTTCGCAAGGAACGCGATCGGGCGCGATCAGGCACAGATCGCAGCGTCGAGACAGGACCTGGCGGCGTGGCTGGCCAAAGCCGGTACGGCGCCCGATTGGCCCGGAATCGACCTGCTGGAACCTGCGCGAAACTATCCCGCGCGCCACGGGGCGATGATGCTGGCGTGGGATGCCGCGCTTGATGCGCTTTCCTGAAAGGGGCTTCCTGAAAGATCTGGCCTGAAAGGGCTGGTCCGCAAGACACCGGGCGAATGCCGGGGCGGGGCTTTCGTCAGTCAGGGGTCTTCGCTAAGGCAGCAATCACAAGAGGACAATCCGGGGGATTCTGGTGTGAGCGTTGTTGAAGGAAAGGCCGGCGCGGTTGAGCCGAGCGCTTCGGACATTCGACTGGTCATTGCCGCCAGTTCAGCCGGTACGGTGTTCGAATGGTACGATTTCTTCATTTACGGGACGCTCGCCTCGATCATCGGCAAGACCTTTTTCCCGTCAGACAATGCGACCTTGCAGGTGCTGCTGGTGTGGGCGGGTTTCGCTGTAGGGTTCGGCTTCAGGCCACTGGGCGCGATCCTGTTCGGCTATCTGGGCGACAAGCTGGGCCGGAAATACACGTTCCTTGTAACCGTCACGCTGATGGGCGTTGCCACCGCTGGCGTGGGGTTGATTCCGTCTGCGGAAACAATCGGTCTGGTTGCCCCTGCCATCGTCATCCTGCTGCGGGTGCTGCAAGGGCTGGCGCTGGGCGGGGAATACGGGGGTGCGGCGATCTACGTGGCCGAGCATGCGCCGGGTGGCAGGCGCGGGTATTACACCAGCTACATTCAGGCCAGCGTCGTGGGCGGCTTCGTGCTCAGCCTGATCGTGGTGCTGTCCAGCAAGGCATTGATGACCGAGGCTGTGTGGCTTTCATGGGGCTGGCGCGTACCGTTCCTGGTCAGCATCGCTTTGCTGGCGGTGTCATTGTGGATGCGGCTGAA
This genomic interval from Novosphingobium sp. CECT 9465 contains the following:
- a CDS encoding iron-sulfur cluster assembly scaffold protein, encoding MASAGLYTPEILAAAMTLTQFPWNDGLERKGSARSRSCGSTIEMGLALDVQGRISTIGIRPHACAVGQAAASLFARNAIGRDQAQIAASRQDLAAWLAKAGTAPDWPGIDLLEPARNYPARHGAMMLAWDAALDALS